The nucleotide sequence TAATTGCGGGTTTGAAGTATTCGTACGTAAGCAATAGTGCGGACTTATCTCTGATTAAAGTAATTTCTGATGTGAGTTTTATAACCTGAGGTTATGAACGGTTTCATAATGGTTTTTATCCCGGCATCGTTTGAGCTTTGTCACAGATTCGACGACAATGCCCGCCATTTCATACTGCTTATTATTTCTGAGACTCTGCTATGTCGTCTTCTGCCTTTCAGACCGAGGTTGGCCAACGCCGTACCTTTGGCATTATTTCCCACCCGGATGCGGGTAAGACCACCATCACTGAAAAGTTGTTGCTGTTAGGTAATGCCATTCAGCTAGCCGGGACGGTAAAAGGTAAAAAAACCGGCCGTATGGCAACGTCTGACTGGATGCAGATGGAACAAGATCGGGGCATCTCGATTACCACCTCGGTGATGCAGTTCCCGTATAAAGAGCGCATGGTCAATCTGCTCGATACCCCTGGACACGAAGACTTCTCGGAAGATACCTACCGCACGCTGACAGCGGTAGATTCGGTATTGATGGTGATCGACGGCGCTAAAGGTGTGGAAGACCGAACCATTAAACTGATGGATGTTTGTCGTCTGCGTGATACGCCGATTTTTACCTTTATTAATAAGATGGACCGTGAAGTTCGTGATCACATCGAAGTACTGGATGAAATCGAAACGGTTCTGAAAATTAAGTGTGCCCCGGTGACCTGGCCAATTGGCATGGGGAAGGCGTTCCGAGGCGTTTACAACCTGTACACGGATACCGTGCATTTATTCCAGCCAGGACAGGCGTCCGTGGTACCGGATGATGTTCAGATTAAAGGCATTGATTCCGCCGAAGCTCGTGCAGAGCTAGGCGATGAGCTGGTGGATGAGTTGATGGACGAAGTGGAGCTGGTGCGTGGTGCCAGTTACGAGTTCGATCTAGAGCAATATTTGGCTGGCGAGATGACTCCCGTCTTTTTTGGTACGGCACTGGCGAATTTTGGTATTCGTGAAATGCTGGATTATTTCGTTGACTGGGCGCCAGCACCGATTGAGCGTGAAACCAAGCAGCGTGTGGTTAAACCTGACGAAGCTAAGTTCTCCGGCTTTATCTTTAAAATTCAGGCCAATATGGACCCAAAACACCGTGACCGTATTGCCTTTATGCGCATCTGCTCCGGTACCTATTCCAAGGGTATGAAGATGAAGCATACCCGTCTCGGTAAAGACGTGAAGGTGGCGGATGCGGTGACCTTCCTGGCTGGTGACCGCTCGAATGTGGAAGAAGCCATCTCTGGTGAAATCATTGGTTTGCACAACCACGGCACGATTCAGATTGGTGACACCTTTACTCAGGGGGAAGAATTACAGTTCACCGGCATTCCACATTTCGCCCCGGAACTGTTCCGTCGGGTCCGCTTAAAAGACCCGCTGAAGATGAAACAGCTACAGAAAGGTTTGCAGCAGTTATCGGAAGAGGGCGCGACTCAGTTATTCCAACCGCTGAATAACAACGACCTGATTCTGGGTGCCGTGGGTGTGCTGCAGTTTGATGTGGTTCAGCAGCGTCTGCGCGATGAATATAAAGTGGAATGTATTTACGAGCCTGTGAATGTGAACACCGCGCGTTGGTTGCAATGCGACGATGAGCGCAAGCTGGAAGAATTCCGCAAGAAAGCTTCTGAGAATCTGGCGATCGACGGTGGCGGCCATTTAACCTATATCGCAACGTCTCGGGTGAACCTAAGCCTGACGGAAGAGCGTTGGCCGGAAATTGAATTTCGTGCCACCCGTGAGCATTGATTTAACAAGACTAATTGGTGTGAGCTATTTTTGTAGCAGCAACAGGATGTTGCGGTAGCGCTGCAGGGCCCGGGATGGCCCTTCGGCGCTGCGAGAAAAAATATCTGATGCCTGTTAGGTCTTCTGTCGAAGATCCAATTCCCTTACTTGCGACTCCGATCCTTTGAACTAGGCTTGCTCTAGGAAAATAATTATCGGATCAAAGGTTATGATTGCATTTTTCTTGGTAAGCATGGGGATTGCCGGTGTTGTGTGTTTTGTTGCGTATTTTCTGCTGCAACGCAAAGTACTGGAAGAAACGCTGACGCTGGACGACGGCAAGGGTTACTTTCTGATTGCCTGTATTCTGATTGGCTTTTTAATCAGTGCGGGTGGCTTTTATGTCGGCCAGACCGCTGGCTACGATCAGCAGGAAGGTACCTCGACCATGATGGCGTTGGCGATATTGCTGGATATTATGGTGACCTTACTGGTGCTGATTTATGGCTTGGTAAAGTTCCGAGAACCTGAACATTACTGAAGGACGTGACGCATAGAGGTCTGCTTTATGCGTCTATTTTCCCCATCATCTCTGGGCTGCAGGAGGGTAATTCAGCACTGCTGAATTTATGAGCGAATATTGCTTGCGTATGACAAACCCTTCCTATAGAATGCCGCCCTCTTTTGAATCAACCTGCCCTTGAAGGCGAGAAATTGATGAAAACTTACAGCGCAAAACCCGAAACCGTAAAACGTGAATGGTTTGTAGTTGATGCAGCTGAGCAAACGCTGGGTCGTCTGGCTACTGAGGTTGCTCGCCATTTGAGAGGCAAGCACAAGCCTGAGTACACGCCACACGTAGACACTGGCGATTACATCGTAGTTATCAACGCAGACAAAGTTAAAGTAACCGGCAACAAAGGCAGTGATAAAATGTATCACCGTCACACTGGTTACCCAGGTGGTCTGAAATCGATCTCTTTTGACAAGCTGATCGACTACAAGCCTGAACAAGTAATTGAACTGGCCGTTAAAGGCATGCTGCCTAAGAACCCTCTGGGTCGTGCTATGTTCAAGAAAATGAAAGTTTACGCTGGTAGCGAGCATCCACATGCTGCGCAACAGCCACAAGAACTGAAAGTAGGATAAGATCATGGCAGAACAATACTACGGTACTGGTCGTCGTAAGACTTCTACTGCACGTGTTTTCTTACGTCCAGGTACTGGCAACATCGTTGTTAACAAACGTCCTCTGGATGTTTACTTCGGTCGTGAAACTGCTCGCATGGTAGTTCGCCAGCCTCTGGAGCTGACCGAAAGCTTAGAGAAATTCGATATCATCGTTAATGTTAACGGCGGTGGTGGTAACGGTCAGGCGGGTGCTATCCGTCACGGTATCACTCGTGCTCTGATGCAATACGATGAGACTCTGCGTCCATCTCTGCGTGCTGCGGGTTATGTTACTCGTGATGCTCGTGAAGTTGAGCGTAAGAAAGTGGGTCTGCGTAAAGCACGTAAGAAGCCACAATTCTCCAAGCGTTAAGCTTGCCTCCAATTCCATCACTGGAATTCGGAAGAAAAGAAGCGTCCCTTGGCTTATGTCAATGGACGCTTTTTTTATGCCTCAAAACCCCATGGTTATTGGGTTTTATAGTTGTCTCTGCGGCCGCTTTTCTTTAGTATGTGCGCCGCTCTGTTTGCTATGTTTGGTCTGTATAACAAGTGCACAATATTGCAGCTTCCGACTGGCAACATTAGATTTTTTTTGATGGGAGAGGATGGTAATGAGTCAAGACGGCGTGAATAAGAGTCGACGTACTCTGCTCGTAGGCGCGACTGCTGCTGTCGGTGCTGTCGGTGCGGGTTTTGTCGCAGTACCCTTCGTGAAATCTTGGAATCCAAGTGAAAAAGCGAAGGCGGCGGGTGCCCCGGCTAAAGTTGACGTAAGTAAAATTGAACCTGGCGCGATGATTACCGCCGAATGGCGTGGCAAGCCTGTTTATATTGCCCGTCGTACGGAAGAGGCTCTGGCAACTCTGCCAACGCTGAACGGTAACCTGAAAGATCCGGAAAACAGCAACAAAGATCAGCAACCAGCGTACGCGGACAATATCAACCGTTCCCGTCAGCCTGACCTGATTGTTCTGTTGGGTGTATGTACTCACCTGGGTTGCGCTCCGAAATATCACGCTGAGGTGAAGCCTGAACCATTCGATGCCAACTGGCAGGGTGGTTGGTTCTGCCCATGTCACGGTTCTAAGTTTGACCTGTCAGGCCGTGTATTTAACGGTTCTCCGGCATCTGCAAACCTGGTAGTTCCTCCCTATTCTTTCGAAAGCGACGGCATTGTGATCATCGGTGTTGATGAGGAGAACGCT is from Bacterioplanoides sp. SCSIO 12839 and encodes:
- a CDS encoding peptide chain release factor 3, whose amino-acid sequence is MSSSAFQTEVGQRRTFGIISHPDAGKTTITEKLLLLGNAIQLAGTVKGKKTGRMATSDWMQMEQDRGISITTSVMQFPYKERMVNLLDTPGHEDFSEDTYRTLTAVDSVLMVIDGAKGVEDRTIKLMDVCRLRDTPIFTFINKMDREVRDHIEVLDEIETVLKIKCAPVTWPIGMGKAFRGVYNLYTDTVHLFQPGQASVVPDDVQIKGIDSAEARAELGDELVDELMDEVELVRGASYEFDLEQYLAGEMTPVFFGTALANFGIREMLDYFVDWAPAPIERETKQRVVKPDEAKFSGFIFKIQANMDPKHRDRIAFMRICSGTYSKGMKMKHTRLGKDVKVADAVTFLAGDRSNVEEAISGEIIGLHNHGTIQIGDTFTQGEELQFTGIPHFAPELFRRVRLKDPLKMKQLQKGLQQLSEEGATQLFQPLNNNDLILGAVGVLQFDVVQQRLRDEYKVECIYEPVNVNTARWLQCDDERKLEEFRKKASENLAIDGGGHLTYIATSRVNLSLTEERWPEIEFRATREH
- the rplM gene encoding 50S ribosomal protein L13, coding for MKTYSAKPETVKREWFVVDAAEQTLGRLATEVARHLRGKHKPEYTPHVDTGDYIVVINADKVKVTGNKGSDKMYHRHTGYPGGLKSISFDKLIDYKPEQVIELAVKGMLPKNPLGRAMFKKMKVYAGSEHPHAAQQPQELKVG
- the rpsI gene encoding 30S ribosomal protein S9, with translation MMAEQYYGTGRRKTSTARVFLRPGTGNIVVNKRPLDVYFGRETARMVVRQPLELTESLEKFDIIVNVNGGGGNGQAGAIRHGITRALMQYDETLRPSLRAAGYVTRDAREVERKKVGLRKARKKPQFSKR
- the petA gene encoding ubiquinol-cytochrome c reductase iron-sulfur subunit, producing MSQDGVNKSRRTLLVGATAAVGAVGAGFVAVPFVKSWNPSEKAKAAGAPAKVDVSKIEPGAMITAEWRGKPVYIARRTEEALATLPTLNGNLKDPENSNKDQQPAYADNINRSRQPDLIVLLGVCTHLGCAPKYHAEVKPEPFDANWQGGWFCPCHGSKFDLSGRVFNGSPASANLVVPPYSFESDGIVIIGVDEENA